The Euphorbia lathyris chromosome 2, ddEupLath1.1, whole genome shotgun sequence genome includes a window with the following:
- the LOC136219309 gene encoding UDP-glucuronate 4-epimerase 6: protein MASSPPDTSKTIKLERYNSYIRRIHTTKVLNASSKILFRSTLLIALVLILFFTINYPPLSDRNAVNSNYPHRHSFLSTSFFAPSTAVGGAGWEKQVRHSATPRRPNGFSVLVTGAAGFVGSHSSLALKKRGDGVLGLDNFNNYYDPSLKRDRQKLLQRHQIFIVEGDLNDAALLAKLFDVVPFTHILHLAAQAGVRYAMKNPQSYVSSNIAGFINLLEVAKAANPQPAIVWASSSSVYGLNTQVPFSENHQTDQPASLYAATKKAGEEIAHTYNHIYGLSLTGLRFFTVYGPWGRPDMAYFFFTKDILQGKPIDVYQTQDEKQVARDFTYIDDIVKGCIGALDTAEKSTGSGGKKKKPAQLRVYNLGNTSPVPVGNLVSILENLLSTKAKKHVIKMPRNGDVPFTHANVSLAFKDFGYKPSTDLSTGLRKFVKWYVSYYGIETRVKKESRVNSEHTED, encoded by the coding sequence ATGGCTTCTTCGCCACCAGACACAAGCAAAACCATAAAGCTTGAAAGATACAACAGCTATATTCGCAGAATTCACACCACTAAAGTTCTCAATGCTTCCTCCAAAATTCTCTTCCGTTCAACTCTTCTTATCGCTCTCGTTCTTATTCTTTTCTTCACTATCAATTATCCTCCACTTTCCGATCGTAACGCTGTTAATTCCAATTATCCTCACCGACATAGTTTTCTCTCAACTTCCTTCTTCGCTCCTTCCACCGCGGTAGGCGGCGCTGGCTGGGAGAAACAAGTCCGTCACTCCGCTACTCCTCGCCGGCCTAATGGATTCTCCGTTTTAGTAACAGGCGCTGCCGGATTCGTCGGATCACACTCCTCATTGGCTTTGAAAAAGAGAGGAGACGGAGTTCTCGGATTGGATAATTTCAACAATTACTACGATCCGTCGTTGAAAAGAGATAGACAGAAGCTTTTACAACGGCATCAGATTTTCATCGTTGAAGGAGATCTGAACGACGCTGCATTGCTGGCTAAattgtttgatgttgttccgtTTACTCACATACTTCATCTGGCGGCTCAAGCTGGGGTTCGTTACGCAATGAAAAACCCCCAATCTTATGTTAGTTCGAACATTGCTGGATTTATTAATCTTCTAGAAGTCGCCAAAGCAGCAAATCCGCAGCCGGCGATAGTCTGGGCTTCTTCGAGCTCAGTCTACGGGTTAAACACTCAAGTTCCGTTCTCGGAGAATCACCAAACAGATCAACCGGCGAGTCTCTACGCAGCAACGAAGAAAGCAGGGGAAGAAATCGCTCATACTTATAACCATATCTACGGCCTGTCTCTAACCGGGTTAAGATTCTTCACGGTTTACGGCCCATGGGGCAGACCCGACATGGCTTATTTCTTCTTCACAAAAGATATTTTACAAGGCAAGCCAATCGACGTGTACCAGACGCAGGATGAGAAGCAGGTGGCGCGTGACTTCACATACATTGATGACATCGTGAAAGGATGTATAGGAGCGCTGGATACGGCAGAGAAGAGCACCGGAAGCGGtgggaagaagaaaaaaccgGCGCAATTGAGAGTTTACAATCTCGGAAACACATCGCCGGTGCCGGTGGGGAACTTGGTGTCGATATTGGAGAATTTATTGAGCACAAAAGCGAAGAAACATGTGATTAAGATGCCGAGAAACGGAGATGTGCCGTTCACTCATGCTAATGTGAGTTTAGCATTTAAGGATTTTGGGTATAAACCAAGCACAGATTTGAGTACTGGATTGAGGAAATTCG